Proteins from a single region of Candidatus Binatia bacterium:
- a CDS encoding VOC family protein, whose amino-acid sequence MSVKVYGINHIAIEVSDVAKAVAFYQDVFDLEKLDEGEGDAFFKVGEHQFLAMFGGGDGRPNRTRHFGLIVRDEAQLAEVRDKLTGKYGIKLIPGFRCDFVDPFGNRVQVVDLHDESLVWLLPYQEVQQTGIVFK is encoded by the coding sequence ATGAGCGTCAAGGTATACGGCATCAATCACATCGCGATCGAGGTCAGCGACGTCGCGAAGGCGGTCGCGTTCTATCAGGACGTCTTCGACCTAGAGAAACTCGACGAGGGTGAGGGCGACGCGTTTTTCAAGGTGGGCGAGCATCAGTTCCTCGCCATGTTCGGAGGCGGCGACGGCCGCCCGAATCGCACTCGCCATTTCGGATTGATCGTCCGCGACGAGGCGCAGCTAGCGGAGGTGCGTGACAAGCTCACCGGCAAGTACGGCATCAAACTGATACCGGGGTTTCGCTGCGATTTCGTCGACCCGTTCGGCAATCGCGTTCAGGTCGTGGACCTGCACGATGAGTCGTTAGTATGGCTGCTGCCGTATCAAGAGGTGCAGCAGACCGGAATCGTCTTCAAGTAG
- a CDS encoding c-type cytochrome gives MMRGLVLGAIAALVALGLVLYIGIEVGMMPANADAKPSKLERWAARTSLHATLAREAPTAAPPIAGDDANLIAGIRLYAADCAACHGASDGEPSVIARGLYQRPPQLAKKGVEDDPEGVIFWKIDHGIRFTGMPSFVQTLREEQIWQVTLFLKHMDGLPPAPQRVWKAMRSAASRR, from the coding sequence ATGATGCGTGGACTCGTTTTGGGGGCGATCGCGGCGCTCGTCGCGCTAGGACTCGTCCTCTACATCGGAATCGAGGTCGGGATGATGCCCGCCAACGCGGATGCGAAGCCCTCGAAGCTGGAACGCTGGGCGGCGCGCACGTCGCTGCACGCTACGCTCGCGCGCGAAGCGCCGACGGCCGCGCCGCCGATTGCAGGCGACGATGCGAATCTGATCGCGGGCATTCGGCTCTACGCCGCGGACTGCGCGGCTTGCCACGGCGCTTCGGACGGCGAACCATCAGTCATCGCGCGTGGCCTCTACCAGCGTCCCCCGCAGCTCGCCAAGAAAGGCGTCGAAGACGATCCGGAGGGCGTGATCTTTTGGAAGATCGATCACGGCATCCGCTTTACGGGCATGCCGTCGTTCGTCCAGACGCTGCGCGAGGAGCAGATCTGGCAGGTGACGCTCTTCCTCAAACACATGGACGGCCTTCCGCCGGCGCCGCAGCGCGTCTGGAAGGCCATGAGAAGCGCGGCGAGCCGCCGGTAG
- a CDS encoding response regulator transcription factor has protein sequence MNARIAVIDDEPNIRDLLSLALGHRGFDVRCAGDGASGLALVREWSPDLIVLDVMMPKVSGIELLPALRRVTDAPIVMLSARGELENRVEGLVAGADDYLSKPFEISELLAHVDAKLRRPHLEARSTLEYEGLTVDLDEHVVEREGRRLDLSPLEYDLLVTLMRRPRRVFTREELLDQVWGDADVGTGAVERYISYLRGKVDGGFDRPLIQTVRGAGYTLRV, from the coding sequence GTGAACGCGCGGATCGCAGTGATCGACGACGAGCCAAACATCCGCGATCTGCTCTCGCTCGCGCTCGGTCACCGCGGCTTCGACGTGCGCTGCGCCGGCGACGGTGCGTCCGGGCTCGCACTGGTCCGCGAGTGGTCGCCGGATCTGATCGTGCTCGACGTCATGATGCCCAAGGTCAGCGGCATCGAACTGCTCCCCGCGCTGCGGCGCGTCACCGACGCGCCGATCGTGATGCTGAGCGCGCGCGGGGAGCTCGAGAACCGCGTCGAGGGCCTCGTCGCGGGCGCCGACGACTACTTGAGCAAGCCCTTCGAGATCTCGGAGCTGCTCGCGCACGTGGATGCGAAGCTCCGCCGGCCGCATCTCGAGGCGCGCTCGACGCTGGAATACGAAGGACTGACCGTGGACCTCGACGAGCACGTGGTCGAACGCGAGGGACGCCGGCTGGATCTGTCGCCGCTCGAGTACGATCTGCTCGTGACGCTGATGCGCAGACCGCGGCGCGTGTTCACCCGAGAGGAACTACTCGATCAAGTGTGGGGCGACGCCGACGTAGGCACCGGCGCCGTCGAGCGCTACATTTCGTATCTGCGTGGGAAAGTCGACGGCGGCTTCGATCGTCCGCTAATTCAAACCGTCCGTGGGGCGGGCTACACGCTACGTGTCTGA
- a CDS encoding efflux RND transporter periplasmic adaptor subunit has product MSTITIPQSKGLGAIGAAITRLPRLLWLGAGLLLAVLLTWALLHARARDQLITAPVVTQTLVQSVTASGTVNPQNLVSVGTQVSGTIASIYVDYNSKVRRGQVLARLDPSTLEAQVQQARAALAQAQAQVAQAVATANGASSGVSVANATDAADAAAVASAKANVGKTQAALVLAQKTQGRDAALLAQGYVAQSTVDTDRSTVAQDAADVAAAQAAVAQAQAQDLAGAATVDQQSSTASGQAAATQAAQANVAAAQAIVQQDELNLEHAVITSPVDGTVVARDVSVGQTVAASLQTPTLFSIAQNLSKMEVDINVGEPDIGNVKPGDSVAFSVLAHPNTNFYGTVAQVRINPQTLNNVVTYDVVVYAANAGGQLLPGMTANATIGVASAPNALTVPVAALHTSAAAGATPWGTASGADAGAEIAAGSAARLLVDRSGKAIPVSVRVTLTQGNLAGVEPVEAGALTAGDLVVTGSSARQHKTSASPTSASPMGGTSVGGAMRGIH; this is encoded by the coding sequence ATGTCAACGATTACGATTCCTCAATCGAAAGGCCTCGGCGCGATCGGCGCGGCCATCACTCGCCTGCCGCGGCTGCTCTGGCTCGGCGCGGGTCTGCTGCTAGCGGTCCTGCTGACCTGGGCGCTGCTGCATGCGCGAGCGCGCGATCAACTGATCACTGCGCCGGTGGTCACGCAGACGCTCGTGCAGTCGGTCACAGCGTCGGGCACAGTCAATCCCCAGAATCTCGTCTCGGTCGGCACGCAAGTTTCCGGGACGATCGCGTCGATTTACGTCGATTACAACAGCAAGGTGCGGCGCGGGCAGGTACTGGCGAGATTGGATCCCAGCACGCTCGAAGCGCAGGTGCAGCAAGCGCGCGCGGCGCTCGCGCAGGCTCAGGCGCAGGTCGCGCAGGCGGTCGCTACCGCAAACGGCGCGTCGTCGGGCGTAAGCGTCGCAAACGCGACCGATGCGGCCGACGCGGCCGCGGTCGCTTCCGCAAAGGCCAATGTCGGTAAGACTCAGGCGGCGCTGGTGCTCGCGCAGAAGACGCAAGGTCGCGACGCCGCGCTGCTCGCGCAGGGATACGTCGCGCAGAGCACGGTCGACACGGACCGCTCGACGGTGGCGCAGGACGCGGCCGACGTCGCCGCGGCGCAGGCCGCCGTCGCGCAAGCGCAGGCACAAGATCTCGCGGGGGCCGCAACGGTCGATCAACAGTCGTCCACCGCGAGCGGTCAGGCTGCCGCGACGCAGGCAGCCCAGGCCAACGTAGCCGCCGCGCAGGCCATCGTACAGCAAGACGAGCTCAACCTCGAGCACGCCGTGATCACGTCGCCGGTCGACGGTACCGTCGTCGCCCGCGATGTCTCGGTCGGTCAGACCGTCGCGGCGTCGCTCCAGACGCCCACGCTCTTCTCGATCGCACAGAACCTCTCGAAGATGGAAGTCGACATCAACGTCGGCGAGCCTGACATCGGCAACGTGAAGCCGGGCGATTCGGTGGCGTTCTCGGTGCTCGCGCACCCAAACACGAACTTTTACGGCACGGTCGCGCAGGTTCGCATCAATCCACAGACGTTGAACAACGTAGTGACGTACGACGTCGTCGTCTACGCCGCGAACGCCGGCGGACAGCTCCTTCCCGGGATGACCGCGAACGCGACCATCGGCGTCGCGAGCGCTCCGAACGCTCTGACGGTCCCGGTCGCGGCGCTGCACACGTCCGCCGCGGCCGGCGCGACGCCGTGGGGAACCGCGAGCGGCGCGGATGCCGGCGCGGAAATCGCCGCGGGCTCCGCGGCGCGGCTCTTGGTCGATCGCAGCGGAAAGGCCATACCGGTTTCGGTGCGCGTGACGCTGACCCAGGGGAATCTCGCCGGGGTCGAGCCGGTCGAAGCCGGCGCCTTGACGGCGGGCGACCTGGTCGTCACAGGATCGTCTGCGCGTCAACACAAGACCAGCGCGTCGCCGACGAGCGCGTCGCCGATGGGCGGCACGTCCGTGGGTGGCGCGATGCGGGGAATCCATTGA
- a CDS encoding ABC transporter ATP-binding protein — protein sequence MARVVEVSGLGKTYALGEERVQALRGVDLALDAGEFVAVMGPSGSGKSTFMHVVGLLDTPTAGTYRFEGADVSTLRADDRADIRGRRLGFVFQAYNLLPRTSAVENVELPMVYAGVSEAERRTIALAKLDLIGISHLANHHPNQMSGGQQQRVAIARALVNDPGLILADEPTGALDTQTSKDIMSLFARLNEEQGITIMLVTHEPDVAAYARRIVTFRDGLITSDTRNERRAA from the coding sequence ATGGCGCGCGTCGTCGAGGTCTCGGGCCTGGGCAAGACCTACGCGTTGGGTGAGGAGCGGGTGCAGGCGCTGCGCGGCGTCGATCTCGCGCTCGATGCCGGCGAGTTCGTCGCCGTCATGGGGCCGTCGGGATCAGGGAAGTCGACGTTCATGCACGTCGTCGGGCTCCTCGACACGCCGACCGCGGGAACGTACCGCTTCGAAGGCGCCGACGTCTCAACGCTGCGCGCCGACGACCGAGCGGACATCCGCGGGCGCCGATTGGGCTTCGTCTTTCAGGCCTACAATTTGCTTCCGCGTACCAGCGCGGTGGAGAACGTCGAGCTGCCGATGGTGTACGCCGGGGTGTCCGAGGCCGAGCGCCGGACCATCGCGCTTGCCAAGCTCGACCTCATCGGCATATCGCATCTGGCGAATCATCACCCTAACCAAATGTCCGGCGGCCAACAACAACGCGTGGCGATCGCGCGCGCGCTCGTCAACGATCCCGGACTGATCCTCGCGGACGAGCCGACCGGCGCCCTCGACACACAGACCTCGAAGGACATCATGAGCCTCTTCGCGCGGCTCAACGAGGAGCAAGGAATTACGATCATGCTCGTCACGCACGAACCGGACGTCGCGGCCTACGCGCGCCGCATCGTAACCTTCCGCGACGGCCTGATCACGAGCGACACGCGCAACGAAAGGCGGGCCGCATGA
- the serS gene encoding serine--tRNA ligase: MLDIVLIRRDPDRVRRSLVRRGLDASVIDELLRYDEEYRSSLTTVERLLASKNRLSATIGKAPDKAAAARELKPQIAELSKNIAEAEERARTLSPTEDGSPLRALLDNLPNLLDDSVPDGAGEEANVEVRRWGEPRRFDFAPQPHWELGERLGILDFARAAHLSGSRFAMLTGAGARLARGLTAFFLDRASARGYIEVAPPLLVSRETMWSTGQLSKFADAMFADAQAGLFLIPTAEVPLTALRGGEILEAGELPCKYAAGTPCFRKEAGAAGKDTRGLMRQHQFDKVELVWLSRPEASFDALETLTEDARSLLEELELPHRVMTLCAGDIGFSPAKTYDIEVWIPSSDAYREVSSCSNCTDFQARRAAIRFRREAAGKPELVHTLNGSGLAIGRTLIALLENNQQADGSILLPKALEPYVPTTRLG; this comes from the coding sequence ATGCTCGACATCGTTCTGATTCGGCGCGATCCCGACCGCGTGCGACGCTCTCTCGTTCGTCGCGGCCTGGATGCCTCGGTGATCGACGAGCTTCTGCGCTACGACGAGGAGTACCGCTCCTCGCTCACGACCGTCGAACGGCTGCTGGCCTCGAAGAATCGCCTGTCGGCCACGATCGGGAAGGCGCCCGATAAAGCGGCGGCAGCCCGCGAACTCAAACCCCAGATCGCGGAGTTGTCGAAGAACATCGCAGAAGCCGAAGAGCGAGCTCGGACGCTGTCACCTACCGAGGACGGTTCGCCGCTGCGCGCGCTGCTCGACAACCTGCCAAACTTGCTCGACGATTCCGTTCCGGACGGAGCCGGCGAAGAGGCGAACGTCGAGGTCCGGCGCTGGGGCGAGCCGCGCCGATTCGACTTCGCGCCGCAGCCCCACTGGGAGCTTGGCGAGCGGCTCGGAATCCTGGACTTCGCGCGCGCCGCGCATCTCTCGGGGAGCCGCTTCGCCATGCTGACCGGCGCGGGAGCGCGCCTGGCGCGCGGGCTGACTGCGTTCTTTCTCGATCGAGCGAGCGCGCGCGGCTACATCGAAGTCGCGCCGCCGCTGCTCGTTTCGCGCGAAACGATGTGGTCGACCGGGCAGCTCAGTAAGTTCGCTGACGCGATGTTTGCGGACGCCCAGGCGGGGCTGTTCCTCATTCCCACGGCAGAAGTGCCGCTGACAGCGTTGCGCGGCGGCGAGATTCTCGAAGCCGGCGAGCTGCCGTGCAAGTACGCGGCCGGGACGCCGTGCTTTCGCAAGGAGGCCGGTGCCGCAGGCAAAGACACGCGCGGCCTGATGCGCCAGCACCAGTTCGACAAGGTCGAGCTCGTCTGGCTCAGCCGGCCCGAAGCATCGTTCGACGCGCTGGAGACGCTGACCGAGGACGCGCGATCGCTGCTCGAAGAGCTGGAGCTTCCGCATCGCGTCATGACGCTCTGCGCGGGCGATATCGGCTTCAGCCCGGCGAAGACCTACGACATCGAGGTGTGGATTCCAAGCAGCGACGCCTATCGCGAGGTCAGCTCGTGTTCGAACTGCACGGACTTCCAAGCGCGCCGCGCCGCCATCCGTTTCCGGCGCGAGGCCGCAGGCAAACCAGAGCTCGTGCATACGCTCAACGGCTCAGGGCTCGCGATCGGGCGCACGCTCATCGCACTGCTCGAGAACAACCAGCAGGCCGACGGATCGATCCTTCTTCCGAAGGCGCTCGAACCGTACGTGCCTACGACACGTCTTGGATGA
- a CDS encoding DUF2249 domain-containing protein, whose amino-acid sequence MVQPAEIDLRGLPVWERPDLIRKALDRLPSGGSLTLIIEQEPRALSSRVTQDRPDRFVVETRRVASRVWQLRLTHRPGEGSERTSSAQHLGRCSAFTALDVGVREELAAAALWQTGRRGQTLVAENVDWPFIGMVTEGIVARANGGGRERERILYEVFPYELFGVAEYFDRGFKMARIAVFSKTARVLKVPWDAVSRVAARYPELTNALGIVMAQRVRILADALSVQGSLPILGRIARVLLPYAMPERGLAAASASLGTITQSQIAAAGGTVKEVAARAIAELESRKALRREHGHIRYLDREVLLELIQDVS is encoded by the coding sequence GTGGTACAACCTGCCGAAATCGATCTGCGGGGTCTTCCCGTGTGGGAGCGCCCGGATCTCATCCGCAAAGCCCTCGACCGACTTCCATCCGGCGGTTCCCTTACCCTCATTATCGAGCAAGAGCCGCGAGCACTGTCGTCGCGCGTCACGCAGGACCGGCCGGACCGCTTCGTGGTCGAGACGCGCCGAGTCGCGAGCCGAGTGTGGCAGCTGCGCCTGACGCATCGCCCCGGCGAGGGCAGCGAGCGTACGTCATCGGCGCAGCATCTTGGGCGTTGCTCGGCGTTTACCGCGCTCGACGTCGGCGTGCGTGAAGAGCTCGCGGCGGCGGCTTTATGGCAGACCGGACGGCGCGGGCAGACCCTCGTCGCCGAGAACGTCGATTGGCCGTTCATCGGCATGGTGACCGAGGGGATCGTCGCGCGGGCGAACGGCGGCGGCCGCGAGCGCGAGCGGATTCTGTACGAAGTCTTTCCATACGAACTCTTCGGCGTTGCCGAGTATTTCGATCGCGGCTTTAAGATGGCGCGCATCGCGGTCTTTTCGAAGACCGCGCGCGTCCTCAAGGTGCCATGGGACGCGGTGTCGCGCGTCGCGGCCCGCTATCCCGAGTTGACCAACGCGCTTGGGATCGTTATGGCGCAGCGCGTCCGAATTCTAGCCGACGCGCTGAGCGTTCAGGGATCGCTCCCGATCCTGGGCCGGATCGCGCGCGTGTTGCTTCCGTACGCGATGCCCGAACGCGGGCTCGCGGCGGCCTCTGCGTCGCTTGGGACGATCACGCAGTCGCAGATCGCCGCCGCCGGCGGCACCGTCAAGGAAGTCGCCGCGCGCGCCATCGCGGAGCTGGAATCGCGCAAAGCACTACGCCGCGAGCACGGCCACATTCGTTATCTCGACCGCGAAGTATTGTTGGAGCTCATCCAAGACGTGTCGTAG
- a CDS encoding ABC transporter permease — translation MNLKATLALALSALVRNKARSLLTMLGIVIGVAAVIVTVAIGVGARTSVQQSINSLGSNLIVVQPGSVTQTGARSGFGGASTLTPDDGLAIAKLPGVAAVSPMVSVRTQVVAGDNNWQTTIAGVAPTYTFIRSWPLASGRFINENDVASAAKVAVLGQTVIAQLFPNGDSPLGQTVIVKGAPFTVIGTLSALGQSGLGQDQDDTVLIPYTSAMERLTGLTTVNALMVSASEQEQIDPVQQSVTRLLEQRHRIVPPEMDDFQVRNLQSIAQAASQTGTVMELLLAGVAAVSLIVGGIGIMNIMLVSVTERTREIGLRMSVGARASTILRQFLAEAIVLATIGGLIGVIAGGIGTLAIGLATHWPMAIPPQWILASVAFSAMVGIFFGYYPARQAAALNPIEALRFE, via the coding sequence ATGAATCTGAAAGCCACACTCGCGCTGGCACTCTCGGCGCTCGTTCGCAACAAGGCGCGCTCGCTGCTCACGATGCTCGGCATCGTCATCGGCGTGGCGGCGGTGATCGTCACGGTGGCGATCGGCGTGGGCGCACGTACGTCGGTGCAGCAGAGCATCAACAGCCTGGGTTCGAACCTGATCGTCGTGCAGCCGGGAAGCGTCACGCAGACGGGCGCGCGCAGCGGATTCGGCGGCGCCTCGACGCTGACGCCCGACGACGGGCTCGCGATCGCGAAGCTCCCGGGCGTCGCCGCGGTGTCGCCGATGGTCTCGGTGCGCACGCAGGTCGTCGCCGGCGATAACAACTGGCAGACGACGATCGCCGGCGTGGCGCCCACCTACACGTTCATCCGTTCGTGGCCGCTCGCGAGCGGGCGTTTCATCAACGAGAACGACGTCGCGTCGGCCGCCAAGGTTGCCGTGTTGGGCCAGACCGTCATCGCACAGCTGTTCCCCAACGGGGACTCGCCGTTGGGCCAGACGGTGATCGTCAAGGGCGCACCGTTCACCGTGATCGGCACGCTGAGCGCGCTCGGGCAGAGCGGCCTGGGCCAAGACCAGGACGACACCGTGCTGATTCCCTATACGTCAGCGATGGAGCGGCTCACCGGCCTGACGACCGTCAACGCGCTGATGGTCTCGGCCTCCGAACAAGAGCAGATCGACCCCGTTCAGCAGAGCGTGACGCGGCTGCTCGAGCAGCGCCACCGCATCGTGCCGCCGGAGATGGACGATTTTCAGGTGCGCAACCTGCAGTCGATCGCGCAGGCGGCCTCGCAGACGGGGACCGTGATGGAGCTGCTGCTCGCGGGCGTTGCCGCCGTCTCCCTCATCGTCGGCGGAATCGGCATCATGAACATCATGCTCGTATCGGTGACGGAGCGCACGCGCGAGATCGGTCTGCGCATGTCGGTCGGCGCGCGCGCCTCAACGATCCTACGCCAGTTTCTAGCCGAGGCGATCGTGCTCGCCACGATCGGCGGTCTGATCGGCGTCATCGCCGGCGGGATCGGCACGCTCGCGATCGGACTCGCGACGCATTGGCCGATGGCGATCCCGCCGCAGTGGATCCTCGCCTCCGTGGCCTTCTCGGCCATGGTCGGCATCTTCTTCGGCTACTATCCGGCGCGACAGGCCGCCGCGCTCAACCCGATCGAGGCGCTGCGATTCGAGTGA
- a CDS encoding HAMP domain-containing sensor histidine kinase, which yields MSDSFSPFAARLTRGYVLLAVALIVLVVATTSLLAFLLYVGALNEAIGTYAQRATERSAAYERAGEPLSAYAPKVANEIGGARVRVSVYDDAHRLLAQSARREAFAGDRITRAAAAFLGLHPTVVSVSGGTIVVAPDLAGFARLLQRYLTFVLPIGALAVVAAWLIGRAITRRAIAPLQDVSAALRRIAAGDFAPEPLLSRDSDLRELTAAYNEVAHRLTTATAERDRNEAQMRQFIADAGHELRTPLTIVMGYLEVLDQGVITDPDGVARVYTTMLAESRRMRASIDKLILLARLERPALPRPERIDAGAVARRAADALAPLAGPGRIALRAADAPMPIDADETELYEAIKNVVENALRYAPASGVTVNVASDGACVTIEVSDHGPGMAAQDVEHAFDRFYRGTSRTNGEGSGLGLAIAKRAVERAGGAVALESRLGDGTRVTMSFPSAPQPIPRGAG from the coding sequence GTGTCTGACTCGTTTTCGCCGTTCGCCGCGCGCCTCACGCGCGGCTACGTGCTGCTCGCCGTCGCGCTGATCGTGCTCGTCGTGGCGACGACGAGCCTGCTCGCGTTTCTGCTCTACGTCGGTGCGCTCAATGAAGCGATCGGCACGTACGCGCAGCGCGCGACGGAGCGTTCCGCCGCGTACGAGCGCGCCGGCGAGCCGCTGAGCGCCTACGCGCCGAAGGTCGCGAATGAGATCGGTGGAGCGCGCGTTCGCGTCTCCGTCTACGACGACGCGCATCGTCTGCTCGCGCAGAGCGCGCGCCGGGAAGCGTTCGCCGGCGACCGCATCACGCGGGCGGCGGCAGCGTTCTTGGGCCTGCATCCTACGGTCGTGAGCGTGTCGGGGGGAACCATCGTCGTGGCCCCGGATCTCGCCGGATTCGCGCGGCTGCTTCAGCGCTACCTAACGTTCGTGCTGCCGATCGGCGCGCTGGCGGTGGTCGCCGCGTGGCTGATCGGCCGGGCGATCACGCGGCGCGCGATCGCACCGCTACAAGACGTATCGGCGGCGCTGCGACGCATCGCGGCCGGCGACTTCGCGCCCGAACCACTGTTGTCGCGCGACAGCGACCTGCGCGAGCTCACGGCGGCCTATAACGAGGTCGCGCATCGCCTGACGACGGCGACCGCCGAGCGGGACCGAAACGAGGCGCAGATGCGCCAGTTCATCGCCGACGCCGGCCACGAACTGCGGACGCCGCTGACGATCGTGATGGGCTATCTCGAAGTGCTCGACCAGGGCGTCATCACGGACCCCGACGGCGTCGCGCGCGTCTATACGACGATGCTGGCGGAGAGCCGGCGTATGCGCGCGTCCATCGACAAGCTGATCCTGCTCGCGCGTCTCGAGCGTCCGGCCCTGCCGCGACCCGAGCGGATCGACGCCGGCGCGGTCGCGCGCCGAGCGGCCGACGCGCTCGCACCGCTCGCCGGCCCGGGCCGAATCGCACTACGCGCGGCCGACGCTCCCATGCCGATCGACGCCGACGAGACCGAGCTCTATGAAGCGATCAAGAACGTCGTCGAAAACGCGCTGCGGTACGCCCCCGCCTCCGGCGTCACGGTAAACGTCGCCTCGGACGGCGCGTGCGTCACGATCGAGGTCTCGGATCACGGCCCCGGGATGGCGGCGCAGGACGTGGAGCACGCGTTCGACCGCTTCTATCGCGGAACGTCGCGCACGAACGGCGAGGGATCCGGGCTCGGCCTCGCGATCGCCAAACGCGCGGTCGAACGGGCCGGCGGCGCTGTTGCGCTCGAAAGCCGGCTCGGCGATGGCACTCGCGTGACGATGTCGTTCCCGAGCGCACCGCAACCAATTCCACGAGGCGCCGGGTAG
- a CDS encoding FAD-dependent oxidoreductase has protein sequence MNRTEAGCCIVGGGPAGMMAGLLMARAGVSTVLLEKHGDFLRDFRGDTIHPSTLDVMAELGLLESFLQRPHQEVTTLAGSLGDTLVTVADFTHLPTRCKFLAFMPQWDFLDFLAEEARRYPAFDLRMRTRADSLLWENGGVVGVRAQSPDGAVDVRARLTIAADGRESVLRQRAGLEPVELGAPMDVLWLRLTKHADDPHQTFGYIRDGRIMALIDRGVYWQCAYVIPKGSLSELQRSGLEAFRRNVSTIVPFLTDRVDEIHSWDDVKLLTVRVNRLREWFRPGFLCIGDAAHAMSPIGGVGINLAIQDAVAAANMLAAKLVRGDVSVRDLRAVQRRREGAARLTQALQLFIQSRIIGNVLASGRAPVLHRLPALLRWLPFLPRIPARLVGIGFRPEHVAT, from the coding sequence ATGAATCGAACCGAGGCGGGTTGCTGCATCGTCGGTGGCGGGCCGGCCGGAATGATGGCCGGTCTGCTCATGGCTCGGGCCGGCGTCTCGACGGTGCTGCTCGAGAAGCACGGCGACTTTCTACGCGATTTTCGCGGTGACACTATTCATCCGTCGACGCTCGACGTCATGGCCGAGCTCGGGCTGCTCGAATCGTTCTTGCAGCGGCCGCACCAAGAGGTCACGACGCTGGCCGGCAGTCTCGGAGACACGCTCGTCACCGTGGCCGACTTTACGCATCTGCCAACGCGATGCAAGTTCCTCGCGTTCATGCCGCAGTGGGACTTTCTCGATTTCTTGGCGGAGGAGGCGCGGCGCTATCCGGCGTTTGACCTTCGCATGCGCACCCGTGCGGACAGTCTGCTTTGGGAGAACGGCGGAGTCGTCGGCGTCCGCGCGCAGTCCCCGGACGGCGCCGTGGACGTCCGAGCGCGCCTCACGATCGCGGCCGACGGACGCGAATCCGTGTTGCGGCAACGCGCGGGACTCGAGCCGGTCGAGCTCGGCGCGCCGATGGACGTACTCTGGCTGCGCCTAACCAAACACGCCGACGATCCGCATCAAACGTTCGGGTACATCCGCGACGGCCGCATCATGGCGCTCATCGACCGCGGAGTCTACTGGCAGTGCGCCTACGTCATTCCGAAGGGATCGCTCAGCGAACTCCAGCGCTCGGGGTTGGAGGCGTTTCGCCGGAACGTGAGCACGATCGTCCCTTTTCTCACCGATCGCGTGGATGAGATCCACAGCTGGGACGACGTCAAGCTGCTGACCGTTCGGGTGAATCGCCTGCGCGAGTGGTTTCGCCCAGGCTTCCTGTGTATCGGAGACGCGGCGCACGCCATGTCGCCGATCGGAGGTGTGGGCATCAACCTCGCGATTCAAGACGCCGTCGCCGCGGCGAACATGCTCGCCGCTAAACTCGTCCGCGGCGACGTGAGCGTGCGCGACCTCCGTGCGGTGCAGCGCCGTCGCGAGGGCGCCGCGCGGCTTACTCAAGCGCTACAGCTGTTCATTCAGAGCAGGATCATCGGGAACGTGCTCGCGAGCGGGCGAGCGCCGGTGCTGCACCGGCTTCCGGCCCTGCTGCGCTGGCTACCGTTCTTGCCGCGGATACCGGCGCGGCTCGTCGGGATCGGCTTTCGACCGGAACACGTCGCTACTTGA